DNA from Bacillus sp. Marseille-P3661:
ATGTTCATGTTAAAGGAGATACAGCTAACATTTCATCTGTTTCGATTGAACATCTTGACTCAACGATTGTACTTGAAACAAAGAATAAGAAACTATACAGTATTAAAAAGCCAGCCGACATTGTAAAACCGGATATTTCAAAAATTATTGTTACTTTTAACGATGGTTCAACACATGTGTATAGTCCTGCTATTAATTATGCCGGTGTCGAAGGGAATGGAACGATCAATTATTGGATCGAAGTAGCAGATAAAGTTGACCAGAGCGTTACGAAAGCTAAATCTATAAAACAAGAAATAGATAAGGATAGTGTAAAAGCAAAGAAAACTAATGAAATTAAGAAGGATAAATCCAATGGAAATAAAACAACAATAGAAGTAGAGAAAAATAGAACAACAACTGCTGTTAAAGATAATTCTCAATCAACTACCAACATAACTACTAAAATAGAAACGAAAGAGGAGAATAAGTCGACAATAACAGCAGGCGTAGCAACAAGTTCAACTGCGAAAACAAGCGATTCTCAAGGATTAGTTCAGGTCAATGACAGTCAAAGTACAAGCAAAGATTCCGTAAATGATGAAACTATAGGTATTCATAATGCTAGCTCGAAAGTTGAACAAACTGAAACCAACGAAAACAATAGTCCAACAGCTACAATTAGCGGCGGTGAACTACCAGATACAGCAAGCGTTTGGTATAACTTATTAGTAATTGGCGGTATTTTGTTGATAGTCTCTATACTAGTGATTTTAAAACTGAAACTTTCAAGGTAAGAGTATAGGTGCATATATGAAAAAAATAATGATTGTTTTATGTAGTGTCTTGTGTTTCTTATCTTTGTCTTTAATATTTTTTTCGATTACACAAATTTTTTTATCAGACCAAAAAATAGAGCATTCACTTAAAGAGTGGAATGAAAAAGTTGCAAGTATATCAATAATACCCTCTCATGCTAGTGCCGCAGGCGTTGATGATGAGAGGGAAAATAATGCGATACAATCTAACACGCCAAAACAAGGCGAGGTTGTAGGCAAAATAATCTTCCCAAAATTATCAGAAGAATTTCCAATCATTGAAGGTACAAATGAAGAACAATTATCCCGTGGTGTTGGGCATTATATTGGAAGTGTCTTACCAGGAATGAAGGATAATTCTGTATTAGCTGGACATCGTGATGGAGTTTTTCAAAATCTAAACCAATTGAATAATGGAGATTTGATAAAAGTAGAGACAATTACTGGAGTTTATACCTATAAGATTAGTAAACAACAAATAGTCGATGAAAATGATCGAACAATAATTGTGCCAACAAACGAAGCCACGCTTACACTCGTGACCTGTTATCCCTTCAATTTTATCGGGCCAGCTCCTAAACGATATATCATAACGGCTCATTTAACAGAGTAATACCTAAAGAATTTTTTGTTCAAATAGATGCATTGATTCCAATAATAAAGCGCTTGATTATTGTCGAAAGAAATGATCAAGCGCTTTACATCATGTATATCAATATTAATTAATATACTGTTAGCGAACATTATTTTTTAAACAAGAATAGGTAATTAAGGAAAAGGGAATATTTAAGTAGAAGGAGGAGGGCTATGGATAAAGAAAGCATCAAATTAACAGCACCAGAAATATCGAGTCTTTGGACGCAATATTTGTTTGATTCAATGTCAATTTGCTTTATAAAATATGTACTCGAACATATTGAAGATCACGAAATCAAAGACATATACATAAAAGCTTTAGGCTATTCAGAGCGACATATTCAACAAATTAAGGATTTCTTTATGGGTGAAAACTTTCCTATTCCATATGGCTTTTCTGACCAAGATGTGAATATAAAAGCACCGCGTCTTTTTCAGGATCCTTTTTACTTGTACTATATGTATATTATGTCATTACAAGGAATTACCGCCTATGCACTATCACTTAGTACATCAATTCGCTCGGATTTAAGAAAATATTACATAACATGTAATGCTGAAGTTACGAATCTATTTGAAAAAACAATGGAAACGTTATTGTCAAAGGGTCTGTTTTCACGGCCCCCAGTCCTCACGCCCCCTACTTCTGCAGAATTTGTAAAACACCAAAGTTTTCTAACAGGATGGTTTGGACAACGGCGTCCATTAACAGCTATGGAAATTGGCGATATAACTTTTAATATGAATAAAATGCATCTACATGTAGCTTTGAAGGTTGGCTTTAGTCAGGTTGCTGAATCGGATAAGATACGTAAATATATAAATAGAGGAATTGAGATTTCGAATAAACATCTCGAGAACTTTGATGATATATTCCGTGAAGAAAAGCTTAATTCCCCAATGTCATGGCAATCACAAGTTACCAATTCAACTACATCACCTTTCTCTGATAAGTTACTGATGTATCAAGTACAATTGTCAACGCAAATTGCTGTCGCCTTTTATGGCACTGCTTTAAGTGTTACGTCAAGAAGAGACCTTGCTTTTAAATATGTGACACTTACTGCTGAACTTGCAAAATATGCTGAAGATGGAGCAAATCTTATGATCGATATGGGATGGTTAGAAGAGCCGCCAAAAGCAAGTGATCGCCGAGAATTGACAAAACAAAATAAGGGCTAGTAAATGAAAAAAAACAAAGGTGCTTTCCTTAAGAAGGTAAAGAACCTTTGTTTTTAGTAGTTTGTTTACTATTAATCAGCAGAAGTAATTGTAAAAAAGTAATCGGCAATAGAGTTCTTTTGTATGCTAAATACTTAGGCTCCCAGTTCGATGTAAATTTATTTTTAAACTTTTTAAGGCCTTTAAAATTATACAATGTATTGCCGTAGAGATAGGCCAAGCGAATAAGTTTTTCACTTGTAAATGAATGCTTGCAATTCCCGACATTTGCAAGTGGGGTCATCCCTAAGCTACAGGTATGATAACCGTTATCTTTTGCCCATTTAAAGATATGAATAAATAAGACATCCATTGTTCCATGAGGACTTTCTGAGGACTTTCTCATCAGGTCAATGCTAATTGTATTTTTGTAATCTGTTGCTAATGTTGCAAAGGCAATTACGTTCCCGTCGGGGTCATGTAAAAGTGCTATAGGGAATCGGGATACATATTGTTTACTAAAAGATACGACTGAAAATCCTTTCTCCTTCTGTTCTCCTAACCATGAATCGGAGATAAGTTTTAACACGGAAAGTAACTCTTTCGAATAAGGTGGATGTAATACGCTGAATTTATATGAATTACGAGCAAATTTATTAAATCTGGTCCGCAATTTTGCTCCTTGTTTGCCTTCTAAAGAAAATTGGTTTAGATCAACTAACCCTTCTTCCCCTAACTTGACGAATCTATAACCTGAATCATGATAATATTGCATATAACGTGGGCTAATTTGATAGAAAACAGGTTTAAGTCCCTTGCTTTTACTGAATTCAAAAAATTCCTTTATAGAATCTTTTATTTTAGTTTCTTCCCCAATTGGATCACCTAATACAACTAATTTATTTGCAATTCGTTTATAAACTAGAAAAACATCTCGTTGTTTTGTCCAAAAAATTTCTTTATCCCGTAAGAAGATGAGATGTGATACATGATTTCCACTTTTTTCTTTTAATAGAGAAATTAATTGGTCAAAATGAAGGTCAAAATCACATGTGGAAGATTCTCTCATCACCTTTTGTTTCTTTATAAAGGAATTAATTATTTTGATATCATACATGAAGTTTTCCTCCTGATAAAAATAACCTATTAAATAATAACATATAGAAGGATAATAGAAAGAAGAATTTTATTACAGTTGAAGTGGATTCATTTCGTGTCTTTGGACCACGGTATTATTAGCAAGAATACCGATTAATAAGCGAAAGATTGGTGGAAATTGGGCAGGCTTGCTTCGAAATACTATTGATGAGGGAAGGGCAAACTCAACCTGAAAGAGGAAATCCGGCGGGTATGATTGGTAATTTAGATGAAGAAACAATGGTAAAAGTACAAGCTATTATGGAACAAGAAAGAGCAGGGACTATAACTAAAGAACAAGCTCAAGAACAAATGGCTGAACTTGGATTGGAGTTACCTGTAAGAGGTTCTAGACCATCAGAAGAAAGTAAGCCCAATTAATTGATTCAAACCAACAAAGGTAATCAAAAGTGCGAAGGCTTAGCAAAAATGCTAAAATATAGTTAAGATTTGGAAAGGATGGTGTATCGTGAAGCAGATTGACTTCTCTGATTTAAATGTATGGATTCAATCAAAAAAGCCTGAAGTAGAACGTCGATTACTTCAAGAAAAAGCTAACCATCGTAATTTTCGAACAAGACCCAGGGATCCTGATGAAATAAAAATCTTAGATATTTTGTGTAAAAAGAAATGGGAAAAAGCAGAGCAAGAGGGGAAAATAAAATATCTATCAGATCGAGTGTGGTACTATGAGCTTGATTGAAAAGGCGAAGGAACAATTACAACAACTTCAGTCTAGAAATCAATTTGAAAAGATGTTAAAAGTAACAGCCATTTTAACATATTTATTAGAAGAAAGACGATTACGTCCTATTGTGGTAGGAGGATTAGCTGTTGAAATCTATACTCGAAGTGATTATACGACAACAGATATCGACTTAATCCTAAGTGATCGAGAGGTTGCTAACGCACTATTGTTAGAATTGGGTTTCACGAAGGTAGGAAGACATTGGTATCATGAGGACTTGTCGGTAAGTATCGAAATTCCTAATGATATTTTAAGAGATGCAGATGAAGAAAGGGTTATTGAGCTTTCTCTTGAAAAAGATTTAAAGGTGTACGTTATAGCAATCGAAGATATTATTCTTAATCGACTTCGAGCATGTGTTCATTGGAAATCCTCTTCAGATTGTGAATGGGGAAAACGGATGTTACTGCTTCATCGCGAGCGTTTGGATATCCCATATATGTTTAAACAAGCAAAAGTAGATTTAACTATTAATATTTTAAATGAATGGATTAAATAACTAATATTTCTCATTACCATTTTGTTTTATTATCTTTTGCTAGAAACAAGTAGATGTCATTAATAGGAACTTTTACGAGTTACAATCGAAACGGAAACGCTCAATCCCTAAAAACTGGGATTGGGCGTTTTTTTTATAAAGCTAGTTTCCTGAGGTTTGTAAAGTAGCCCTAATATTTACTTAGCAATTATTTACATTAGATTAATATGGAATTAAAAATCGTTATTTATGATAGACATATCAAATAAATGAAAGGGGACACTGAGTGACACTACTACATAAAATTGGAAAGAAACCTATTATCGCTGCATTAAGAGATCCTAAAGAAGTAGAAACAGCAATCAAAAGCAATGTGGATAACATTTTCTTTATGGGTGGAAATGTTCAGGAAGTAATCAAGTCAGTCAAACTTGCCAAAGCATCCAATAAAGGAGCGTTTGTTCATCTTGATCTTATCAAAGGCCTATCAAGTGTAGACAAAGAAGTTATTGAATTTGTGTCTGAATATATTGGTGTTGATGGAATAATAACTCCTAAAAGCCATCTTGTTCGTGAAGCTAAAAAAGCAAACTTGTATGGTATTTTACATTTATTTGTTTTAGATTCAAATGCTTTATATAAAGGGAAAGAGATGGTTGCAAATATTCAACCAGACGGTATTGAAATCATGCCAGGTATTTTATCAAAAGCAACGAGAGAGTTTTCGATGGTAAATGAAAATATCCCGGTGATTGCAAGCGGCTTAATTCAGTCAAAAGCAGAGGTTTCTGATAGCTTGCAAGCAGGGGCCACATCACTGTCAGTCAGTGAAAAAGATTTATGGGATTTGACATTTGATGAACTTTTTATTGAATCTAATAAACAATCAACTGTTGATAGAGTGACGAGAGGGAGAGAACGCTCTGAATCAACAATAGGATAGAAGTGTATTTAACTATGTCTATTGTTATTCAATGTGTTCTCTCCCTTTTTTTTACTAAAACTAATAAACCTTTTAGGAGGAATTTACATGTTATCACAAAATCAATCAACTATTATTTTGTTAAGCATCGATGGACTGGCAAACTACTATCTTGAAGATCCAAAGGTAAAAATGAAAAACCTGAGAAAATTAATAGAAAGCGGAACCGTTGCGCAAGGAATGAATAGTATTTTTCCGACAGCTACATGGGCTATTCATACAAGTATGGTAACAGGTAAATATCCAAATAAACATGGTGTTCTTGGGAATCGTGTTGTGCGAAAGGACATAAAGCAAATAGGTGAATATTTTGGAGACCGCATGTGGGACAAAGAGGATGTTCTTATTGGAGAAACTATTTATGATGCAGCTAAAAGGCTTGGTTATAAAACGGCATCAATCTGTTGGCCTGTTACAAGGGGAGCAAAATCAATTGATTTCAATATTCCAGAGTTTTATGAACAAGATTTATTTGAGAAATATTCTTCTCAACCATTTTGGAATGAATTAAAAGATGCGGGGTTTCCGGTAGATCAGTATGGTTCATGGAGCACAGATCATTCACGGGGACAGATGCAAGACTGGCTTACAACAGAAATCACTAAGTATTTAATCCAAAAGCGACAAGCTAATTTTATTATGCTGCACTATTTATTGCCTGATAGCTTTCAGCATGACTACGGAACCAAATCAAAAGAGGTTTATTGGGCATTGGAATATATAGATGAAAGAATTGGGGACCTGATTGAGACTTTACAATCTGAGGGACTATGGGAAGATAGCCATTTGTTCATTTGCTCTGATCATGGATTTGTTGATACAAAACGTACATTATATCCAAATGTACTATTTAAACTAAATGGTTTGTATGATTCTCAAAATCCTTCTAATAGTAAAGTTTTGGCTGTATCAAATGGAGGTTCTAGCTATGTGTATCTTTTAGAAAAAGACAACATAGAACGAGAGCGATTAAGAGTAGTTGTTCGGAATTTACTGAATGATACAGATGGAATTCGTGATGTCTATGAAATTGATCGCTTTGCTGAATTAGGATTGCCTGGGCTGGGTGAACATGATAATCAGCGGCCAGATTTTGTGCTCGAATGTGAGTTGGATTGTTTTGTCCATTTCGAAGATAGTGGAAATGAAGTCATAGTAAATGAGTCGAAAATTAAAGGTATGCATGGCTATCTACCTTCACACCAACAATTAAAGGCGATGTTTATAGCTGTAGGAAAATCTTTTCATTCAAATCATATTATACCTGAAATGAACGTAGTGGATATTGCACCAACTATTGCAAAGTTATTAGATGTTGAATTGGAAAATGCTGATGGACAGGTGATTGAGGCATTATTTAAAGAGATAAGGATGATCCACTAGCTTGTTAGAGCACAGCTTAAAATCAAAAGGATGGAAGGAGGATAATAGTGGATACACTGATGGTTCCAAATTTAAAAGAGATAAAAGTATTTCTTTTTGATTTAGATGGTTGTTTATACTTTGGTAAGCGTCCTGCGGAAGGGGCAGCTGAACTTCTTGCAACTTTGAGAGCTGATAATAAAGTCATATTATTTGTTACAAATAATTCTACTGAAACAGCTCCTGAAATCGTTGATAAATTATTTCAACTTGGCATAAAAGCAAATGAAAATGAAATGATTTGCACAACTGATCTAATAGGTAGATTGTTAAAAAATCAATTTGGGAGTTTAGCTGTTAAAGTCTTTGGAAGTGATGCGTTAAAAAAACAGGTCCGAACGAGCGGGCATAATGTTTTATCACTAGATCACCATCAAAAGGCAGACGCAGTTATTGTTGGGAGGGATATATCTTTTGACTATGAAAAGTTAAGGAAAATAGCTTTAGAAATTAGTAATGGGGCACTTATTATCAGCACCAACCCGGATGGTTATCACTTTAATGATGCTAAAGAAATGGTACCTGAAACTGGCTCCCTAGTTGCATCTGTAGAGAGTATGTTTGATATAAAAGTCCCTTATATAGGAAAACCCGCACCGTATTTGTTTGAGGAAGCCTTAAGACGGAGTGGAGCTCATGCTCATGAGATGTTAATGGTGGGTGATAATTTGAATACAGATATTGTGGGCGGAAACAGTATGGGGATAAAAACCGCTTGGATTCAAAATGAAAAGGTTAATATAAATATTCATATAAAGCCTGATTTTATATTGAAGAGTATTGAGGAATTATTTCTTCTATACTTTAATAAAGTTTAACTTCCTAAAGGATTAAAGTATAAGAAAAGAGGGCCTTGGGCATCCCTTTAGGTACTTCGTAATTTGCCATTACGGGCAAATTACGTGTGTTTCTCTAATATCAAATAAATTAGGGGGTTACTCTAAATGCGTACTGCAGTTACGAATGTACAGGTAAGAGAGAGGCAAAAGGTTAATAGGCGCATATTAAAATTTTTAAATCTAAAGAAATATATTTGGCCGTATGCCATGCTATCTCCTACACTCGTGATTTTAGCTATCTTTTTCGTTTTTCCTTTTTTCTTTTCATTGTATTTAAGTTTTATGCAATGGAATCTGGTAAGTCCAACTAAAGAGTTTGTTGGATTCTTTAATTACTCTAGTTTATTGACTGATGATGTCTTTTGGATGGCCTTAAAAAATACGATGTTATATGTATTTGGTACCGTGCCATTATCGATGATCATTGCGATTGGATTAGCAGTATTAATAGAAAGTACAGGTCGGCGCATTCGTGAAATTTATCGCTTTCTATTATTTATACCTGTTGTTGCTTCAATTGCAGTAACTAGTATAGTGTGGATGCTACTTATGAATCCCGATACGGGCCTTATTAATAATTATTTAAGTATGATCGGATTAACGGGCCCAAACTGGTTGAATGACCCCAAATGGGCATTGTGGAGTTTAATGATTGTTGGTGTTTGGAAAGCGGTGGGTTATAACATGGTTTTATATATAGCAGGTTTGAAAGGGATTGATACGCAACTGTATGAAGCTGCCGAAATCGATGGTGCAGGCTCATGGAAGAAGTTTATTTCAATAACGTTACCACAACTTTCTCCGGTAAATATGTTTGTACTTGTTGTTAGTATTATTAATTCTTTTCAGGTATTCGCAACGGTTCATATTATGACGAGCGGTGGTCCCAATAATGCAACAAATGTATTGATCTACCAAGTATGGCAAGAAGCCTTTCAATTTTTCGATATTGGGAGGGCAAGTGCACTCTCTATGATTCTTTTTATTATCGTTCTAGTAATTGCTGTTATCCAAATAAGATTGATTGATTCAAAGGTACATTATTCTTAAAAGGGGTGCAATTAGTGAAGATTATAGTAAAAGACCCTACACATTCATTCATTCTGCACGGATTTCTAATATTGTTTACTTGTATAGCACTATTGCCAATTTTTTGGATGATCAGTGTTTCCTTTAAACCGTCTAACGAGATTTATAGTAATTGGTGGTTCTTACCTGTACCCTTCTCGATTGAAGGTTATGCCCAAGTGTTTGAACATACACCATTTCTTATGTGGTTAACAAATAGCGTATTGATCACATCTTTACAGACATTAGGTCAGGTTGTATTAGCTTTTTTTGCTGCGTATGTTTTTTCAAGGTTCGAATTTCCAGGACGTGATTGGCTATTTTATTTAGTGCTAGCCACGATGATCATCCCTCACCAAGCTATGATGGTGCCTACATATATTACAGTTAATATGTTTAATTGGGTGAATACATTAACAGGTGTGATTGTTCCGTTTTTAGCAAGTGGCTATGCTATTTTTCTTCTAAGGCAGTTCTTTTTAGGAGTACCCAAAAGTTTAGCTGAGGCAGCTGAGGTCGATGGTTGTGGGCCTTTAAGGATTTTATGGTATATATATTTGCCAGCCTCAATACCAGCACTTACTGCGTTAAGCATAATATTATTTGTGAATAATTGGAATGAATTTTATTGGCCGCTACTGATATTGATGGATGAAAATAAGTTTACATTACCCGTTGCGCTTGTTCAATTTCAAAATGAAGGCGTGCTTGAAACTGTACCAACTATGGCAGTAGCAACATTATCTACAATTCCAGTACTAGCTTTATATTTTATGTGTCAAAAAAAGTTTGTTGAAGGATTCACGAATACAGGTCTTAAAGGCTAAATCATTTAGCTATCTATTAGGAGGAGAAAACATGAAACGTAAGTTATTAACTTGTATAGCTATTCTATTCTTATTATTTTCACTAGGTTGTTCAAATATATCCAGTTCATCAGAGCCAGTCACTCCATCCGAAAATTCAAATGGAGATCCTATTGAAATTGAATTTATGCACATTTGGGGAGGAAGTGCAGGAGAAGCAGTAGATCGTTTAGTTACAGAATACAACGAAAGTCAGGATAAAGTGCATGTCAAACCGGTCTTTGTTCAAGGATCATATGAAGGAATACTGGAAAAGCTTCAGATTTTAGCGACTTCAAACCAATTGCCAGACTTAGTATTATCAGGGTTTACATATACAAATTATATGATTAAAAATATGCCTATTGTTCCATTACAAACGTTCATAGATAAAGAGAATATGGATCTATCTGACTTCTTTCCCAAAATGCTTGAACTAGGTAAAGGAATGGGTGAAGTAGCAGATGGGAGTATTTACGGACTTCCATTTGTAGTGAGTACACCGGTTGTTTATTACAATAAAGATCTTTTTGAACAGGCAGGTTTAGATCCAGAAAATCCTCCAAAGACATTTGATGAATGGCGTGAAGTCGCTAAATTATTAACCAATGGAGACCAAAAAGGAATTTATTTTAACTATAGCATTACAGGAAATTGGTTATTCCAAGCGATGACGGAGACATTAGGCGGACAAATGATTGCGGTTGATGAAACACAGGTAGCTTTTAACAATGTTGCGGGTAAACAATCATTACAATATTGGGTTGATTTAATTAATGTTGATCAAACAATGCCAAACGTTGATAATCAACAAGCCGTGCAAAGCTTTACAAGCGGAAAGCTAGGCGTGTACGTAAATACAACAGCTTCACTACGTCAACTTCAGGCAGAAAGTGATTTTGAAATTGGAACAGCCCCATTCCCGGTTGATGGCACACATCCCCGTAAAGTACCTGCTGGGGGAAATGCCATTTACATGATTGAATCTAACACAGAACAAGAAGAAGCTGCATGGGATTTTATTAAGTTTGCAACTTCTCCTAAAGGAACGACGATAATCTCAGAAGGAATCGGTTATATGGCTGTACGTCAAAGTGCGATAGAAAAGGATGAGCTATTAGGAAAGTATTTAAAGGAAGAAAATCCGGTAGCCTACACAACTTATACACAGGTTGATGATATGGTCCCATGGTATAACTATCCTGGTGAAGGTGGAACACGTATTTACAAGATTGTTCAAGATAATATTCAGGCTGCACTTACACTGCAAAAGTCAGTCGAGGAAGCTTTAAATGGTGCAGCGAAGGAAGCAAATCAATTAATACGATAACGGGAAGTGGAAATGATTCGGGAATAACCTGATCATTTCCACTGAATGATTGTACATACCTATCTATGGAGGAGGATAATCATGGGCGAACTTAAGTTGGAGCATGTATTTAAGTATTATGACAGCAATAAGGCTTCTGTAAATGATTTTAATTTACATATTAAAGAGAAGGAGTTCGTTGTATTTGTTGGGCCTTCAGGATGTGGCAAATCAACGACATTGCGAATGATTGCAGGGCTTGAAGACATCTCGAAGGGGGATTTATATATAGAAGGAATACGAGTAAATGACGTATCTCCAAAAGACCGTGATATAGCTATGGTATTTCAAAATTATGCTTTATATCCACATATGAATGTGTTTGATAACATGGCATTCGGATTAAAGCTTAAGAAAGTTCCTAAGGATGTAATCAAAAACAAAGTTCAAGCTGCCGCGACAATGCTAGGATTGGAAGAGTATTTATATCGAAAACCGAAAGCATTATCTGGTGGACAAAGGCAGAGGGTTGCCTTAGGACGTGCGATCATCAGGGATGCCAAAATTTTTTTAATGGATGAGCCATTATCTAATCTAGATGCGCAGCTTCGTACACAAATGCGAGCTGAAATTATCAAGCTACACCAGAGCCTGCAAACGACAACGATTTATGTTACTCATGATCAGACTGAGGCTATTACGATGGCTACGCGGATTGTTGTAATGAAGGATGGTGTTATTCAACAAGTAGGAACACCTAAAGAGGTATATAATAATCCGGAAAATATGTTTGTCGGCGGCTTTATTGGAACTCCTGCCATGAATTTTTTAACCGGTATTGTTCAAGAAGGGAAGTTTAAAATTGGTGATGTTGAAATTGTAATACCGAAAGAAAAGCTCTTTACTTTAAAAGGAAATGGTTATAAGAACTGTGAAATTGTTATAGGAATCCGTCCTGAAAATGTACATAGAATATATGAAGATAATAGTAAGCATAGTTTGGATGTCATCCATGCTACAGTAGATGTAGCTGAATTAATGGGCAGTGAAACACTTTTATATTTGAAGTTGGGTGGTCAAACATTTACTGCAAAGGTTAGCGCCAATGAAGACGTTCTTGTTGGCGAAAGTATTCCTATAAATTTAGATTTGAATAAAGCTCATTTTTTTGATAAAGATTCAGGCTTACGAATTCGCTAAAATTATCAATAAAGGTGCCCTCTCCATGTTGTGTATTGAGGGCACCTATTATTATTTTAGGAAGTGCTGTCAGCCAATTAGTTTTCATGCATCGCGAAGTTTGATTAATCAACCAAACCTAATATTTTTAACCCATTATAAATACCTGAGTTCTCAACATCCGTTGTTACATGCTTTGCGTATTGAAATAAATCTGGATGTGCGTTGCCCATCGCAATACCCTCTCCAACAGCACTTAGCATTTCTTTATCGTTCATCCCATCTCCAAAAGCAATGGTGTTTTCTTTTGAGTAGCCTAACCTTTCAATTAGCTTTTGAACGGCTATACCTTTATTTACATTATCCCTGATGACATCTAAGCAATTTTTTAAGCCAGTAACATTCACATTTGAATAATGAATTCCTTCAAAATCTTGATAATACGTATCTGCTTTATCTTCCGATGTGATAATAGTTAAGCCTAAGATACTATGGATATTAGCGAAAGTAAAAATCTGATTTAGGTTCATTTCAAACGTTTTGATAAATTGTTGTACTAAATCGGTTTCCAAAGAAGTAAATAAATTTTCTTTATCAGAATATAGCACCAGTTCATGATTATGGGCGTTTGCAATCTCAACAAACTTTTCAATATCTTTATGATCGACAGGCTCTCGATAGATTTCTTCGCCTTGATAAATACCATGTGCCCCGTTATATGAAATAAAAGATGTAATCGATAATTCATTTGCAAGGTCTTTAATATTATGTAAAGGACGACCGGTAGCTAAAACAACTTCGATACCTTTCTCTTGTAATTGTGAAATAGCATTCTTAGTCGAAACCTCAATGGTATGGTTCGCTTTTAAGATTGTTCCGTCTATATCTAGAAAAACAAGTTTGTAATCGTTCATGCGAATTCTCCTTAATAATTTAGAATTGTATAATGTTAACTCAGTGTTTAAGTAGGTAAGTATTAGTAAATTCACTATTAATTCCATTGCTTTTAATATAGGTTTATTTCATGCTTACAAGCTAAAAATGATATATATTTTGGAATAGGAAATTATTCCTGAATTGGGATAAAAGCTGTTAATGGGAATAGAAGGGGATAACTTTTTCTTCCTAAATCATTCACAATATATCA
Protein-coding regions in this window:
- a CDS encoding ABC transporter ATP-binding protein, which encodes MGELKLEHVFKYYDSNKASVNDFNLHIKEKEFVVFVGPSGCGKSTTLRMIAGLEDISKGDLYIEGIRVNDVSPKDRDIAMVFQNYALYPHMNVFDNMAFGLKLKKVPKDVIKNKVQAAATMLGLEEYLYRKPKALSGGQRQRVALGRAIIRDAKIFLMDEPLSNLDAQLRTQMRAEIIKLHQSLQTTTIYVTHDQTEAITMATRIVVMKDGVIQQVGTPKEVYNNPENMFVGGFIGTPAMNFLTGIVQEGKFKIGDVEIVIPKEKLFTLKGNGYKNCEIVIGIRPENVHRIYEDNSKHSLDVIHATVDVAELMGSETLLYLKLGGQTFTAKVSANEDVLVGESIPINLDLNKAHFFDKDSGLRIR
- a CDS encoding HAD family hydrolase; its protein translation is MNDYKLVFLDIDGTILKANHTIEVSTKNAISQLQEKGIEVVLATGRPLHNIKDLANELSITSFISYNGAHGIYQGEEIYREPVDHKDIEKFVEIANAHNHELVLYSDKENLFTSLETDLVQQFIKTFEMNLNQIFTFANIHSILGLTIITSEDKADTYYQDFEGIHYSNVNVTGLKNCLDVIRDNVNKGIAVQKLIERLGYSKENTIAFGDGMNDKEMLSAVGEGIAMGNAHPDLFQYAKHVTTDVENSGIYNGLKILGLVD
- a CDS encoding ABC transporter substrate-binding protein yields the protein MKRKLLTCIAILFLLFSLGCSNISSSSEPVTPSENSNGDPIEIEFMHIWGGSAGEAVDRLVTEYNESQDKVHVKPVFVQGSYEGILEKLQILATSNQLPDLVLSGFTYTNYMIKNMPIVPLQTFIDKENMDLSDFFPKMLELGKGMGEVADGSIYGLPFVVSTPVVYYNKDLFEQAGLDPENPPKTFDEWREVAKLLTNGDQKGIYFNYSITGNWLFQAMTETLGGQMIAVDETQVAFNNVAGKQSLQYWVDLINVDQTMPNVDNQQAVQSFTSGKLGVYVNTTASLRQLQAESDFEIGTAPFPVDGTHPRKVPAGGNAIYMIESNTEQEEAAWDFIKFATSPKGTTIISEGIGYMAVRQSAIEKDELLGKYLKEENPVAYTTYTQVDDMVPWYNYPGEGGTRIYKIVQDNIQAALTLQKSVEEALNGAAKEANQLIR
- a CDS encoding carbohydrate ABC transporter permease, which translates into the protein MRTAVTNVQVRERQKVNRRILKFLNLKKYIWPYAMLSPTLVILAIFFVFPFFFSLYLSFMQWNLVSPTKEFVGFFNYSSLLTDDVFWMALKNTMLYVFGTVPLSMIIAIGLAVLIESTGRRIREIYRFLLFIPVVASIAVTSIVWMLLMNPDTGLINNYLSMIGLTGPNWLNDPKWALWSLMIVGVWKAVGYNMVLYIAGLKGIDTQLYEAAEIDGAGSWKKFISITLPQLSPVNMFVLVVSIINSFQVFATVHIMTSGGPNNATNVLIYQVWQEAFQFFDIGRASALSMILFIIVLVIAVIQIRLIDSKVHYS
- a CDS encoding carbohydrate ABC transporter permease produces the protein MKIIVKDPTHSFILHGFLILFTCIALLPIFWMISVSFKPSNEIYSNWWFLPVPFSIEGYAQVFEHTPFLMWLTNSVLITSLQTLGQVVLAFFAAYVFSRFEFPGRDWLFYLVLATMIIPHQAMMVPTYITVNMFNWVNTLTGVIVPFLASGYAIFLLRQFFLGVPKSLAEAAEVDGCGPLRILWYIYLPASIPALTALSIILFVNNWNEFYWPLLILMDENKFTLPVALVQFQNEGVLETVPTMAVATLSTIPVLALYFMCQKKFVEGFTNTGLKG
- a CDS encoding HAD-IIA family hydrolase; protein product: MDTLMVPNLKEIKVFLFDLDGCLYFGKRPAEGAAELLATLRADNKVILFVTNNSTETAPEIVDKLFQLGIKANENEMICTTDLIGRLLKNQFGSLAVKVFGSDALKKQVRTSGHNVLSLDHHQKADAVIVGRDISFDYEKLRKIALEISNGALIISTNPDGYHFNDAKEMVPETGSLVASVESMFDIKVPYIGKPAPYLFEEALRRSGAHAHEMLMVGDNLNTDIVGGNSMGIKTAWIQNEKVNINIHIKPDFILKSIEELFLLYFNKV